ACCATTTACCATGGCACAAATCACCTTGTTAATTGGTAATAAGAGAAAATAGGTCCAACGAAAAATTATAATAAAATGAAAGGAGAGACTATATGAATTTAGTAAACAATAGCAGTCCTATTAACATCGGTATCTTTTCACCTTCATCACCTGCTTCTGTTAGTGCATTTACCCGTTTTCAGCGAGCAAAAGCGTTTCTTGAACAAAGAAATATAAACATAATTGATGGAAGTCTGACTAGCCAATCTGATTTTTATCGCTCGGGCACCCCAAAAGAGCGTGCTGCAGAATTTAATGAGTTGCTACGAAATCCCAATGTTCATATCATCATGTCAACAATAGGTGGTACAAATTCAAATAGTATGCTGCCGTACATCGACTATGAGGCATTTAAAAGCAATCCAAAAATCGTTGTTGGCTATTCTGATGTAACAGCTATTTTACTAGCACTGTACGCAAAAACAGGAATTACCACCTATTATGGACCAGCTCTAGTTCCTTCTTTTGGTGAGTTTGAGCCATTAGTCAATGACACATATCAGTTTTTCGAAAATTATTTCCTTAAACCCCAGGTATTACCTTATGAAATAATGATGCCTTCATATTGGTCAGATGAACCTATTAATTGGCTAGAAAAAACTGTGGAAAAAAAGCTGTATCAAAATAAATGGCTGACGGTTCAAGAAGGTGTTGCGGAAGGTGGATTAATAGGTGGTAACTTAAATGCAATGTATGGATTTATTGGGACATCTTATTTCCCAAAAATTGATAATGGGGATATTTTATTAATTGAAGATAGTAGTAAAAATATAGCCATTGTGGAGAAAAATTTTGCGATGCTAAAATTGCATGGAGTATTTGAAAAAATAGGTGGCATTATTTTAGGCAAGCATGAATGT
This genomic stretch from Lysinibacillus pakistanensis harbors:
- a CDS encoding S66 family peptidase codes for the protein MNLVNNSSPINIGIFSPSSPASVSAFTRFQRAKAFLEQRNINIIDGSLTSQSDFYRSGTPKERAAEFNELLRNPNVHIIMSTIGGTNSNSMLPYIDYEAFKSNPKIVVGYSDVTAILLALYAKTGITTYYGPALVPSFGEFEPLVNDTYQFFENYFLKPQVLPYEIMMPSYWSDEPINWLEKTVEKKLYQNKWLTVQEGVAEGGLIGGNLNAMYGFIGTSYFPKIDNGDILLIEDSSKNIAIVEKNFAMLKLHGVFEKIGGIILGKHECYDDLGSTRKPYEVLLEQLGGMNIPILAEVDICHTHPIHPIAIGKKVRLDAKAQKIYCIEQWL